From Gigantopelta aegis isolate Gae_Host chromosome 11, Gae_host_genome, whole genome shotgun sequence, the proteins below share one genomic window:
- the LOC121385675 gene encoding uncharacterized protein LOC121385675 isoform X1, with amino-acid sequence MVNIYNVMARNNMTCLWICVMLFCVCVAKETLSPWRNITWDSLKYEYKFTNAMDWWTAANSGCDDVGVLLVRGHISQRLKRKMVTRQRYWVGALEVYTPWKWTEDNTTLLTLKGSLDVSLITDWDYTLDANEPYLCYETCDGGPVGLQGQYCYCLDETVNVSTHVKEIRCPGSFNQYCGSELKVSVYDIDIPGRVSFTPSTDANCGYVYYYYGYDGNMLGLSLGDCNTRKYYACPGDDFYYRGSKICNHGSQRVCVSTYKSTWRNAMSECNNKLVKLKNEVMPDLLNLTSRTGNYKKSYWIGLLRYRTPKWIDGFQFSEDVHGSNRLKSLACVAMYKSYYSGNIYYERTSCWSRLPAICQIYKSKPTPVPTPPTTTMPTTRTHRLPATTSSYVSQHTATTLPAQKWDGTSETHRQVGSERDSGGLVAGIVVGVLVLLVLAGVIVLVWMKRKNRFCFQSDKMDSPRRTASPIHATSSVPNNYEQYNADVTNRVQYENLAYCAQRNTKALRGPIAVSSIDYDLAAADDTLQGTRHLADLPNGIRPRDDYELASPDDAKPETAYSADSSSYACPGDYFELEGPGDSGPETDDYELDGPADTAEYAVMDGKIASEEYNTLHETQRDRNVDLNYSHIGAAELTGDLYDTTEPTPRGRTDNDMYSHIKRDKFEDEDMYNHTDGSDDVPEQYDPEYSHIATK; translated from the exons ATGGTGAACATTTACAATGTCATGGCGAGAAACAACATGACCTGTCTTTGGATATGTGTTATGCTCTTCTGTGTATGTGTGGCTAAGGAAACGTTAT CTCCTTGGAGAAACATTACTTGGGATTCTctcaaatatgaatataaattcaCTAACGCAATGGATTGGTGGACGGCCGCAAATTCTGGATGTGACGACGTTGGTGTACTTCTTGTACGAGGTCATATTTCACAAAGACTTAAAAGGAAAATGGTGACACGTCAAAGATACTGGGTTGGTGCTCTGGAAGTTTATACGCCATGGAAATGGACAG AGGATAACACCACACTATTAACGCTAAAGGGATCACTGGACGTTTCGCTTATCACAGATTGGGATTATACATTAGACGCCAATGAACCGTATCTCTGTTACGAGACATGCGATGGAGGACCAGTTGGTTTACAG GGACAATATTGCTATTGTTTAGACGAAACGGTCAATGTCTCCACGCATGTTAAAGAAATTCGATGTCCCGGGTCATTTAACCAGTACTGTGGAAGTGAATTGAAAGTGTCAGTCTATGATATTG ATATACCAGGACGCGTTTCATTCACTCCTAGCACCGATGCCAACTGTGGTTACGTATACTATTACTATGGATACGATGGCAACATGTTAGGCCTGAGTTTGGGTGATTGTAATACACGAAAATATTATGCATGCCCAG GAGACGACTTTTACTACAGAGGTTCAAAAATATGCAATCACGGGTCACAACGAGTATGCGTATCGACCTATAAGAGTACATGGAGAAACGCCATGTCTGAATGCAATAACAAACTTGTTAAACTGAAAAATGAAGTCATGCCAGATCTGCTAAATCTCACTAGCAGGACAGGAAACTATAAAAAATCCTACTGGATTGGTCTTCTGAGATACAGAACTCCTAAATGGATAGACG GGTTTCAATTTAGTGAAGATGTACATGGTTCAAATCGACTGAAATCACTAGCTTGTGTGGCTATGTATAAATCGTATTACTCGGGTAACATATATTACGAAAGAACAAGCTGTTGGAGCAGACTACCTGCGATTTGCCAGATCt ACAAATCTAAACCTACACCAGTGCCTACACCACCAACTACAACCATGCCTACAACAAGAACGCATCGTCTGCCCGCAACAACGAGTAGTTACGTTTCACAACACACTGCAACAACTCTCCCAGCACAGAAATGGGATGGAACAAGTGAAACCCATAGACAAGTCGGCTCAGAGAGAGATTCAG GTGGTTTGGTAGCTGGTATTGTCGTTGGAGTACTAGTATTGCTAGTCTTGGCAGGAGTTATCGTACTTGTATGGATGAAAAG AAAAAACAGATTTTGCTTCCAGTCAGATAAAATGGACAGTCCAAGAAGAACTGCATCGCCCATCCACGCGACATCCTCAGTACCCAACAACTATGAACAATATAACGCTGATGTAACCAACAGAGTCCAGTATGA aaatctgGCGTACTGTGCTCAGCGAAACACGAAAGCCTTGCGTGGTCCAATCGCCGTTTCGTCCATCGATTACGACCTTGCTGCTGCAGATGACACACTACAAGGAACTCGTCATTTAGCGGATCTACCCAATGGCATCAGGCCACGTGATGACTACGAACTGGCGAGTCCAGATGACGCAAAGCCAGAAACGGCTTATTCCGCAGATTCGTCCAGTTATGCCTGTCCAGGTGATTACTTTGAACTGGAGGGTCCAGGTGACTCTGGACCAGAAACAGATGACTATGAACTGGACGGTCCAGCAGACACAGCTGAGTACGCAGTAATGGACGGTAAAATCGCTTCTGAGGAATACAACACTCTGCACGAGACACAACGAGACAGAAACGTAGATCTAAACTACAGCCACATTGGTGCGGCCGAGCTAACTGGAGACCTGTACGACACGACAGAACCTACACCacgcggacggacggacaatgATATGTACAGCCACATCAAGAGAGACAAATTTGAAGACGAGGATATGTACAACCATACGGACGGGTCAGATGACGTACCAGAGCAGTATGACCCAGAATACAGCCACATTGCTACTAAGTAG
- the LOC121385675 gene encoding uncharacterized protein LOC121385675 isoform X2 produces the protein MRSVWIYWVIAGVFTHVAYGKLAPWRNITWDSLKYEYKFTNAMDWWTAANSGCDDVGVLLVRGHISQRLKRKMVTRQRYWVGALEVYTPWKWTEDNTTLLTLKGSLDVSLITDWDYTLDANEPYLCYETCDGGPVGLQGQYCYCLDETVNVSTHVKEIRCPGSFNQYCGSELKVSVYDIDIPGRVSFTPSTDANCGYVYYYYGYDGNMLGLSLGDCNTRKYYACPGDDFYYRGSKICNHGSQRVCVSTYKSTWRNAMSECNNKLVKLKNEVMPDLLNLTSRTGNYKKSYWIGLLRYRTPKWIDGFQFSEDVHGSNRLKSLACVAMYKSYYSGNIYYERTSCWSRLPAICQIYKSKPTPVPTPPTTTMPTTRTHRLPATTSSYVSQHTATTLPAQKWDGTSETHRQVGSERDSGGLVAGIVVGVLVLLVLAGVIVLVWMKRKNRFCFQSDKMDSPRRTASPIHATSSVPNNYEQYNADVTNRVQYENLAYCAQRNTKALRGPIAVSSIDYDLAAADDTLQGTRHLADLPNGIRPRDDYELASPDDAKPETAYSADSSSYACPGDYFELEGPGDSGPETDDYELDGPADTAEYAVMDGKIASEEYNTLHETQRDRNVDLNYSHIGAAELTGDLYDTTEPTPRGRTDNDMYSHIKRDKFEDEDMYNHTDGSDDVPEQYDPEYSHIATK, from the exons CTCCTTGGAGAAACATTACTTGGGATTCTctcaaatatgaatataaattcaCTAACGCAATGGATTGGTGGACGGCCGCAAATTCTGGATGTGACGACGTTGGTGTACTTCTTGTACGAGGTCATATTTCACAAAGACTTAAAAGGAAAATGGTGACACGTCAAAGATACTGGGTTGGTGCTCTGGAAGTTTATACGCCATGGAAATGGACAG AGGATAACACCACACTATTAACGCTAAAGGGATCACTGGACGTTTCGCTTATCACAGATTGGGATTATACATTAGACGCCAATGAACCGTATCTCTGTTACGAGACATGCGATGGAGGACCAGTTGGTTTACAG GGACAATATTGCTATTGTTTAGACGAAACGGTCAATGTCTCCACGCATGTTAAAGAAATTCGATGTCCCGGGTCATTTAACCAGTACTGTGGAAGTGAATTGAAAGTGTCAGTCTATGATATTG ATATACCAGGACGCGTTTCATTCACTCCTAGCACCGATGCCAACTGTGGTTACGTATACTATTACTATGGATACGATGGCAACATGTTAGGCCTGAGTTTGGGTGATTGTAATACACGAAAATATTATGCATGCCCAG GAGACGACTTTTACTACAGAGGTTCAAAAATATGCAATCACGGGTCACAACGAGTATGCGTATCGACCTATAAGAGTACATGGAGAAACGCCATGTCTGAATGCAATAACAAACTTGTTAAACTGAAAAATGAAGTCATGCCAGATCTGCTAAATCTCACTAGCAGGACAGGAAACTATAAAAAATCCTACTGGATTGGTCTTCTGAGATACAGAACTCCTAAATGGATAGACG GGTTTCAATTTAGTGAAGATGTACATGGTTCAAATCGACTGAAATCACTAGCTTGTGTGGCTATGTATAAATCGTATTACTCGGGTAACATATATTACGAAAGAACAAGCTGTTGGAGCAGACTACCTGCGATTTGCCAGATCt ACAAATCTAAACCTACACCAGTGCCTACACCACCAACTACAACCATGCCTACAACAAGAACGCATCGTCTGCCCGCAACAACGAGTAGTTACGTTTCACAACACACTGCAACAACTCTCCCAGCACAGAAATGGGATGGAACAAGTGAAACCCATAGACAAGTCGGCTCAGAGAGAGATTCAG GTGGTTTGGTAGCTGGTATTGTCGTTGGAGTACTAGTATTGCTAGTCTTGGCAGGAGTTATCGTACTTGTATGGATGAAAAG AAAAAACAGATTTTGCTTCCAGTCAGATAAAATGGACAGTCCAAGAAGAACTGCATCGCCCATCCACGCGACATCCTCAGTACCCAACAACTATGAACAATATAACGCTGATGTAACCAACAGAGTCCAGTATGA aaatctgGCGTACTGTGCTCAGCGAAACACGAAAGCCTTGCGTGGTCCAATCGCCGTTTCGTCCATCGATTACGACCTTGCTGCTGCAGATGACACACTACAAGGAACTCGTCATTTAGCGGATCTACCCAATGGCATCAGGCCACGTGATGACTACGAACTGGCGAGTCCAGATGACGCAAAGCCAGAAACGGCTTATTCCGCAGATTCGTCCAGTTATGCCTGTCCAGGTGATTACTTTGAACTGGAGGGTCCAGGTGACTCTGGACCAGAAACAGATGACTATGAACTGGACGGTCCAGCAGACACAGCTGAGTACGCAGTAATGGACGGTAAAATCGCTTCTGAGGAATACAACACTCTGCACGAGACACAACGAGACAGAAACGTAGATCTAAACTACAGCCACATTGGTGCGGCCGAGCTAACTGGAGACCTGTACGACACGACAGAACCTACACCacgcggacggacggacaatgATATGTACAGCCACATCAAGAGAGACAAATTTGAAGACGAGGATATGTACAACCATACGGACGGGTCAGATGACGTACCAGAGCAGTATGACCCAGAATACAGCCACATTGCTACTAAGTAG
- the LOC121385675 gene encoding uncharacterized protein LOC121385675 isoform X3, giving the protein MDWWTAANSGCDDVGVLLVRGHISQRLKRKMVTRQRYWVGALEVYTPWKWTEDNTTLLTLKGSLDVSLITDWDYTLDANEPYLCYETCDGGPVGLQGQYCYCLDETVNVSTHVKEIRCPGSFNQYCGSELKVSVYDIDIPGRVSFTPSTDANCGYVYYYYGYDGNMLGLSLGDCNTRKYYACPGDDFYYRGSKICNHGSQRVCVSTYKSTWRNAMSECNNKLVKLKNEVMPDLLNLTSRTGNYKKSYWIGLLRYRTPKWIDGFQFSEDVHGSNRLKSLACVAMYKSYYSGNIYYERTSCWSRLPAICQIYKSKPTPVPTPPTTTMPTTRTHRLPATTSSYVSQHTATTLPAQKWDGTSETHRQVGSERDSGGLVAGIVVGVLVLLVLAGVIVLVWMKRKNRFCFQSDKMDSPRRTASPIHATSSVPNNYEQYNADVTNRVQYENLAYCAQRNTKALRGPIAVSSIDYDLAAADDTLQGTRHLADLPNGIRPRDDYELASPDDAKPETAYSADSSSYACPGDYFELEGPGDSGPETDDYELDGPADTAEYAVMDGKIASEEYNTLHETQRDRNVDLNYSHIGAAELTGDLYDTTEPTPRGRTDNDMYSHIKRDKFEDEDMYNHTDGSDDVPEQYDPEYSHIATK; this is encoded by the exons ATGGATTGGTGGACGGCCGCAAATTCTGGATGTGACGACGTTGGTGTACTTCTTGTACGAGGTCATATTTCACAAAGACTTAAAAGGAAAATGGTGACACGTCAAAGATACTGGGTTGGTGCTCTGGAAGTTTATACGCCATGGAAATGGACAG AGGATAACACCACACTATTAACGCTAAAGGGATCACTGGACGTTTCGCTTATCACAGATTGGGATTATACATTAGACGCCAATGAACCGTATCTCTGTTACGAGACATGCGATGGAGGACCAGTTGGTTTACAG GGACAATATTGCTATTGTTTAGACGAAACGGTCAATGTCTCCACGCATGTTAAAGAAATTCGATGTCCCGGGTCATTTAACCAGTACTGTGGAAGTGAATTGAAAGTGTCAGTCTATGATATTG ATATACCAGGACGCGTTTCATTCACTCCTAGCACCGATGCCAACTGTGGTTACGTATACTATTACTATGGATACGATGGCAACATGTTAGGCCTGAGTTTGGGTGATTGTAATACACGAAAATATTATGCATGCCCAG GAGACGACTTTTACTACAGAGGTTCAAAAATATGCAATCACGGGTCACAACGAGTATGCGTATCGACCTATAAGAGTACATGGAGAAACGCCATGTCTGAATGCAATAACAAACTTGTTAAACTGAAAAATGAAGTCATGCCAGATCTGCTAAATCTCACTAGCAGGACAGGAAACTATAAAAAATCCTACTGGATTGGTCTTCTGAGATACAGAACTCCTAAATGGATAGACG GGTTTCAATTTAGTGAAGATGTACATGGTTCAAATCGACTGAAATCACTAGCTTGTGTGGCTATGTATAAATCGTATTACTCGGGTAACATATATTACGAAAGAACAAGCTGTTGGAGCAGACTACCTGCGATTTGCCAGATCt ACAAATCTAAACCTACACCAGTGCCTACACCACCAACTACAACCATGCCTACAACAAGAACGCATCGTCTGCCCGCAACAACGAGTAGTTACGTTTCACAACACACTGCAACAACTCTCCCAGCACAGAAATGGGATGGAACAAGTGAAACCCATAGACAAGTCGGCTCAGAGAGAGATTCAG GTGGTTTGGTAGCTGGTATTGTCGTTGGAGTACTAGTATTGCTAGTCTTGGCAGGAGTTATCGTACTTGTATGGATGAAAAG AAAAAACAGATTTTGCTTCCAGTCAGATAAAATGGACAGTCCAAGAAGAACTGCATCGCCCATCCACGCGACATCCTCAGTACCCAACAACTATGAACAATATAACGCTGATGTAACCAACAGAGTCCAGTATGA aaatctgGCGTACTGTGCTCAGCGAAACACGAAAGCCTTGCGTGGTCCAATCGCCGTTTCGTCCATCGATTACGACCTTGCTGCTGCAGATGACACACTACAAGGAACTCGTCATTTAGCGGATCTACCCAATGGCATCAGGCCACGTGATGACTACGAACTGGCGAGTCCAGATGACGCAAAGCCAGAAACGGCTTATTCCGCAGATTCGTCCAGTTATGCCTGTCCAGGTGATTACTTTGAACTGGAGGGTCCAGGTGACTCTGGACCAGAAACAGATGACTATGAACTGGACGGTCCAGCAGACACAGCTGAGTACGCAGTAATGGACGGTAAAATCGCTTCTGAGGAATACAACACTCTGCACGAGACACAACGAGACAGAAACGTAGATCTAAACTACAGCCACATTGGTGCGGCCGAGCTAACTGGAGACCTGTACGACACGACAGAACCTACACCacgcggacggacggacaatgATATGTACAGCCACATCAAGAGAGACAAATTTGAAGACGAGGATATGTACAACCATACGGACGGGTCAGATGACGTACCAGAGCAGTATGACCCAGAATACAGCCACATTGCTACTAAGTAG